The Streptomyces sp. NBC_00224 genome contains the following window.
CGTGAACGGCCCCCGGGCCGTGGGCGCGTCGGCGAGGCGCAGCAGGTCGTCGGCCGTACTACCCCCGTAGGGGGTGATGCGAAGGCCCGGTACGGCGGCCTTCTCCAGGTCCTGAAGCGACCGCGCGTCGCACAGGGCGTGTCCGATCCGGCCGAGTTCGCAGATGGTGGCCAGCTCGTTCGCCCGCTGCTGGGCGAGGACGGTGACGGCCACCGCGCCCGCCTTCATCACCGCCAGCCAGCACGCGGCCAGCCACGGTGTGGTCGGCCCGCGCAGCAGCACCCGGTTGCCGGGGACCACACCGAGCTCGGTGGTGAGGGCGTGGGCGATCCGGTCGACCCGGGCGCGCAGCTCGCCGTACGTCCAAGGGGCGCCCTCCGGCGTGTGGAAGACCGGCCGGTCCGCGCCGAACCGTTCGATCGTGCGGTCCAGGAGCTCGGCACCGCAGTTGAGCCGCTCGGGATAGTGCAGCTCGGGGAGGTCGAAGACCAGTTCCGGCCACTGATCGGCGGGCGGCAGATGGTCGCGGGAAAACGTGTCGGCATGCGCTGAGGTCTTCAGCTCCATACGGGATCGCCCCCTTGTCGCATCTGGAGCGTATCGTTTGGATGACGACAGTCAACGGTTCGCGATAAGAGTCGCTCGGTGTGAACACAGGCGTGAAAACAAGAGTCGGTCGACCGGAACACGGCGGGGACACAGCGAGACTGGACGCGAGACGAGAGGGACCGCCATGCCCGCATTCGCGCTGGAGCCGGAGCAGCAGGAGTGGTGCGCATGGCTGCGCACCACCGCCGAGGAGCGGCTGCGGCCCCTTGCGGACAAGGGTGACCCGGGGCGCGTGAACCGGCCACTCGTCGCCGCCCTCGGCGAGCTCGGGCTCCTGGAGCGGCTGTTCGCCTCGGGCGCCCTCGACCTCTGTCTGATGCGCGAGTCGCTGGCGTACGCGTGCACCGAGGCGGAGACCGCGCTCGCCCTCCAGGGGCTCGGCGCCCACCCGGTCGCCGCGCACGGCAGCGAAGCGCAGCGGGCCCGCTGGCTGCCCGAGGTCACCGCGGGGCGGGCCGTCGCCGCCTTCGCGCTGAGCGAGCCCGACGCCGGCTCCGACGCGGCCGCCCTCGCCCTCAAGGCCGAGCCGGACGGCGGCGGTTGGCGGCTGAGCGGCGAGAAGTGCTGGATCTCCAACGCCCCCGAGGCCGACTTCTGCACCGTGTTCGCCCGGACCACCGAGGGGGCGGGGGCGCGGGGTGTGACCGCCTTCCTGGTCCCCGCCGACCGGTCCGGGCTGAGCGGCGCCGCCCTTGACATGCTCTCCCCGCATCCGGTCGGGACGCTCGTCTTCGACGGGGTGCGCGTCGGCGCGGACGACGTCCTGGGGGAGCCCGACCGGGGCTTTCGCGTCGCCATGGGCACGTTGAACCTGTTCCGGCCGAGCGTCGGCGCGTTCGCGGTCGGCATGGCGCAGGCGGCGCTGGACGCGACCGTCGCCCACACCGCGTGCCGCACCGCGTTCGGCGGCCCGCTCAAGGACCTCCAGGCGGTCGCCCACCAGGTCGCGGAGATGGCGACCCGCACGGAGGCGGCGCGCCTGCTGGTGTACGGGGCGGCCGCCGCGTACGACAGGGGGGCGCCGCAGGTCCCCAAGTACTCGGCGATGGCCAAGCTGCTCGCCACGGAGACCGCGCAGTACGTGGTGGACGCGGCCGTCCAACTGCACGGCGCGCGGGCGCTGCTCCGGGGCCATCTGCTCGAACACCTCTACCGCGAGGTGCGCGCGCCCCGGATCTACGAGGGCGCGACCGAGGTGCAGCGCACGATCATCGCGAAGGAGCTGTACCGATGAGCCTCCACCGGGTGAACCCCGCCGAACTCTCCCCGGCCACCGGCTTCAGCCACGCCGTCGTCGCCACGGGCGGGCGGCTGGTGTTCCTCGCGGGCCAGACCGCGCTCGACGCGGACGGCAAGGTGGTGGGCGAGACGCTGCCCGAACAGTTCCGGACCGCTCTCACCAACCTCCTCGCCGCGCTCGCCGCCGCCGGAGGCACCCCGGCCGACCTGGCCCGGGTCACCGTGTACACCACGGACGTCGCGGACTACCGCGCGAGGGCCCATGAACTCGGCCTCATCTGGCGCCGCCTGGCCGGGCGCGACTACCCGGCGATGGCGGTGATCGGCGTCGTGCGGCTGTGGGACGAGCAGGCGCGGGTGGAGCTGGACGGGTTCGCGGTGCTGGACTGACGGCCATCGGCTGACCACATCGGCGTCACCCTGAGGTGACGGGCGGGGAAATAGGGGCTGCACAAGGCTTGTCAGTGCCATTTCACATTACTATGTTACAGGTCACACGGACGGCTCGTCAGATCCCCAAGTGCCTTGCGGAACAGGGCGATTCACCCCCTTTTCGGGGCGGCCTCGTCATGCCTCGGCACACCGCACCACCTGACAGCCGCAGCCGCAGCACACGCATCCCGCACCGCCGCGCCACCCCCAACTCACCTCCCACACAGGAGACTTCGGTGTCCAAGCTCAGATCCGCGCGCAAGCCGCTGCTCGCCGCCGCCGTCGCGGCGACCCTGCTCGTCACCGCCGGGCAGGCCGCACAGGCCGCGCAGGCCCCGCACCCCGCCAAGGCCGACGCCTCGCGCGCGCTCCCCGCCACCTTCGGTGCGCGGCCCGCCCCGGCCGCCGCCAAGGGGGCGAACCCCTTCGACGAGGTGGACCGCCTCGCCAAGCCGATCAAGCAGACGGCCCGTCAGCTGCCCGCCCCCGGCGGCCAGCAGGACGGGCGCATAGCCGGGCCGCAGACCCGTGCGGTCGTCCCGGCCGCCCACTCCGCGCTGCGCGCCGCCGGGGTCCCCTGCACCCTCGACGGCATCACCGGTCTGAGCCCGCAGGGGCTCGCCGACTTCCTCACGGACCCGGCCGTCACCGCCGACGGCTGTCTGCGCGGGCTCGTCTGGACCTGGGACGCGCGCCTCGCGCCGGTCATGTCCGACGCGCATGTGCAGGCCGTCGCCCACCGCGCCACCAGCCTCGCCGCGTCCCACGACGGCAAGAACAGCAGCCATCTGCTCGAACTGTTCACCTACCTCCACGCGGTCGCGTACCAGGACTACGGGCGCGACGAGATAGACGTCACCGACCAGCCCACGGTCGACGCGACGCGCGAGGCCGTCGCCGCCCTCGGCTCCGCCGCGCACACCTTCGACGTCACCCCGCAGAACGCCCAGACCCTGCGCGAGGCGCTGTACGCGGCGAGCGCGCCGGGGCTTCGCCAGCACCAACTCCCCCTGATCAAGCGGGTCCTGGCGACCATGGCGCCGGGCACCCCGACCGCTGCCAGCACGGACTGGGCCGGTGCCGCGCTCGCCGCGCTCTCCGTCAACTACCTCGGCGTCTACCCGGGCAACAAGGACACCGCGTTCCAGGCCGCCGCGGCCGCCGACCCCGCCTACCGCGCCGCCTTCCGCGCCTTCTCCGGCTACACCCACCTCAAGGGCACGGCCAACGCCTGGGTGGTCCGCGACGCGATGTCGGAGTACGGCCGCTTCGGCCAGATCGACGCCGTCAAGAGCCAGATCGTCCCCGACCTCGGTGCCCTGCTGCCGACCACGCAGACGAACTTCGGCAAGATGAGCGCACCCTGGTTCTCGCTCGCGAGCTGGCTCAACGTCTACAACCAGTGCGCCACGTACAACGTGTGCAAGGACCAGATCGAGAAGCAGATCTTCACCCACACGTACAAGTACGACAACGGCGCCATCGAGGTCCGCACCGCTCTCGACCAGGCCACCGTGGACCAGCTGTACTACGCGAGCAAGCAGGTGAAGTCGCAGTTCTTCCGGGTGCTCGGCACCGACAAGCCGCTCGCGGGCGACACCAACAGCACCCTGCACATCCACCTGTACGCCTCGCGCTCCGACTACGAGGTCTACCAGCCGTTCCTCACCGGCTACTCCACCAGCAACGGTGGGATGTACATCGAGGAGGGCGCGACCTTCTACACCTACCAGCGCAGGGTTCCGCAGGACTCCTCGCTCACCTTGGAAGAGCTCTTCCGGCACGAGTACACGCACTACCTCAACGGCCGCTGGGCGGTGCCCGGGACGTTCGGGAAGGGCGCCTGGTACACCGGCGACCGCACCACCGCCATGGACGAGGGGACCGCCGAGTTCTTCGACGGCGGCACCCGGGACGACGGCATCGCCGTGCGCAAGTCGCTGGTCAAGGGCGTCATCAACGACACGGCGGGCGGCGGCCCGCGCATGAGCGTCGACCGGCTGCTGCACGCCACCTACGACGGCGACGGCTTCCGCTTCTACAACTACGCGGGAACGTTCTTCGAGTTCCTGTGGAACGAGCGGCCCTCGCTGCTGCGGGAGATGTACGGGTACCTGCGCGCGGACGACCCGGCGGGCTTCGACGCCTGGCGCAACCGCATGGGCCGGGACGCGGGCCTGCAGGCCGCGTACAACGCGTTCCTGGACGCGCAGATAGCCAAGGTGGACACGCTGTACGTGCCCGACACCAAGTACACCCCCAACGCGAAGTTGAAGTACTCGGCCCTGTCGGGTGTGCGCACCGCGTTCGCCAAGTCCACCTACAGCCAGCCGGACTGCGTCGAGAACGGCGACCCGGGCAAGCGCCGCTTCACCTGCACCGGGAAGATCACCGCGAACCTGGCCGACGCGAACGACCCGGACCAGGTCTTCGAGGACATGTCCGAGACCGTCGACTACTTCCTCCTCGACCGGGCGGAAGAGGGCGGCAACAACCTCGCCGACATGAACTGTTCCTTCGGAACAGTGGACATCTGGTCCACCAAGAAGGCCGGCACCTCCAGTTACTCCTGTGAGGGCCCGCTGCGCAGCTGACGTCCCACCCTCTTGGGGCCGGGGCGACTCCGACCGCTCCGGCCCCTTGGTCCTCCTAGAAGAATGTGACATATTACTGTGGTGCCCAAGAGACACCCCCTGGACGCCGTGATCGTCGGCGCCGGAGTAGTCGGTGCGGCCTGCGCGTACTACGCGGGGCGCTCCGGACTCCGCGTCGCGGTGGTCGACCGCGGTCCCGTCGCGGGCGGCACCACGGGTGCGGGGGAAGGCAATCTGCTCGTCTCCGACAAGGAGGCGGGCCCCGAGCTCGACCTCGCGCTGCTGTCCACCCGACTCTGGCGCGACCTCGCTCACGTCCTCCCACCGGAGATCGAGTACGAGCCCAAGGGCGGTCTCGTCGTGGCGCCCGACGAGGCCGCCCTCACGGCGCTGCGCGCGTTCGCCGAGGAGCAGCGCAAGGCCGGTGTGCAGGCGCGCGAGATCACCCCGGACCGGCTGTACGACCTGGAGCCCCACCTGGCCCCGGGCCTGGCGGGCGGCTTCCTCTACCCGCAGGACGCCCAGGTCCAGCCCGCCCAGGCGGCGGCGCAACTCCTGCGCGCGGCACGCCAGTTCGGCGCCGAGATCCACCTCGGGCAGGAGGCCGAGGAGGTCCTCACCGGGCCGGGCGGCCGCATCCGGGGCGTGCGCACCCCGCAGGGCGACCTGTTCGCCCCGGCCGTCGTCAACGCCGCCGGGACCTGGGGCGGCGAGGTCGCGGCCCTCGCCGGCACCGCGCTGCCGGTGCTGCCCCGCCGCGGCTTCGTCCTGGTCACCGAGCCGCTGCCGCGCCTGGTGCGGCACAAGGTGTACGCCGCCGACTACATCGCGGACGTCGCCAGCGGCTCGGCCGCGCTGCAGTCCTCCGCGGTGGTCGAGGGCACCGCCGCGGGCCCGGTCCTGATCGGCGCGACACGCGAGCGGGTGGGCTTCGAACGCGCCCTGTCCACCGAGGCGCTGCGCCGCCTCGCCGCCCAGGCCGCCGCCCTGTTCCCGGTCCTCGCGGGCGTCCGCGCGATCCGTACCTACCACGGCTTCCGCCCCTACCTCCCCGACCATCTGCCCGCGATCGGCCCCGACCCCCGGGTCCCGGGCCTGCTGCACGCGTGTGGTCACGAGGGCGCGGGCATCGGCCTCGCACCGGCCACCGGCCTGCTGATCGCCTCGGCGCTGCGGGGCGAGCGAACCGCCCTTGACCTCCGACCGTTCAGGCCCGACCGTTTCGCGACGGGGAAGTACGCGGGCGAGCACGAGCGGGGAGTCGGCTGATGGCGAAGGTGTACGAACCGGAGGGCGGCTCCGAAGCGAACCGCCCCTCCCCGCGGGGTGCCTCCTCGCCCGCCGCCCTCGTCCGGGCGGCGCCCGACCCCGCGTTCACCGTCACCTTCGACGGCCGGACGCTCACCGCCCTGCCCGGACAGAGCATCGCCGCCGTGTTCTGGGCCGCCGGGATCCTCTCCTGGCGCACCACGCGCGCGGGGGGCGAGCCGCGTGGCGCGTTCTGCGGGATCGGCTCCTGCTACGACTGCCTCGCCACCGTCAACGGCCGCCCCAACCAGCGCGCCTGCCTCGTCGCGGCCCGCCCCGGCGACGTGATCACCACCCAGGAGGGCACGGGCCATGCCGACCTCGCCGTCTGACCTCGCCGTCGTCGACCTGGCCGTCGTCGGCGCCGGGCCCGCCGGGCTCGCGGGCGCCGTGGCGGCGGCCGACCTCGGCCTGGGCGTCACGGTCCTGGACGCGGGGGAGCGGCCCGGCGGGCAGTTCTACCGGCACCCCGCGCCGGGCCTGCGCGCCGCCCGGCCCGAGGCGCTGCACCACGACTGGGAGGCGTTCGCCACGCGCGCGTCCCGGCTCGAAGCCCACTGCCGCGCCGGCCGCGTCACCCACCTCGCCGCCCACCACGTCTGGACGGTGGTCCGGGACGCGGCCACGGGGGAGTGGCTGCTGCACGCGGTCGCGAGCGGCCCCGGCGGCGAGGAGGCCCCGGCCATGGTCCGGGCGCGGGCGGTGCTGCTCGCGACCGGCGCGTACGAGCGCCAACTCCCCTTCCCCGGCTGGACCTTGCCGGGCGTCGTCGGTGCGGGCGGGGCGCAGGCCATGCTGAAGTCCGGCCTGGTGCTGCCCGGCAGGCGGGTGGTGGTGGCGGGCAGCGGTCCGCTGCTGCTCGCCGTCGCCGCATCGCTCGCGGCGGCCGGGGCCACCGTCCCGGCCGTGGTCGAGGCGTCCGCGTACACCTCGTACGCACGCGAACTGCCCGCGCTCGTCCGAAACCCCGGCAAACTGGGCGAGGGGGCGCTGTACGGCGGCGGGCTGCTGCGGCACCGGGTGCGGCTGCTGACCCGGCACGCGGTGACGGCCGCGCACGGCACCGACCGCGTCGAGGCCGTCACGGTGTCCCGGCTCGACCGCGACTGGCGGCCCGTGGCGGGCAGCGAGCGCCGTATGCCGTGCGACGCGCTCGCGGTCGGCCACGGGCTCGTCCCCCAGCTGGAGCTGGCGACCGGCCTGGGCTGCGCCACCCGCCGGGCGCCCGACGGCACCCTCGCCCTGGACCTCGACCCCGCGCAGCGCACTTCCGTGCCCGGGATCTGGGCGGCGGGGGAGACCGGCGGCATCGGGGGCGCTCAACTGGCCCTGACAGAGGGCGAGTTGGCGGCCTCGGCGATCGCGTACGAGCTCCACGGGACCCCGCGCCCGCGCCGGGCCGCCGCCCTGGTGCGGCGGCGTGCGCGGCTGCGCCGGTTCGCCGACGCGATGGCGGCCGCGCACCTGCCCGGGGACGGCTGGACCGGATGGCTGGACGACGCGACCCTGGTGTGCCGCTGCGAGGAGGTCCCGGCGGGGCGGATCAGGGAGGCCGTGGCGGACCTCGGCGCGCACGATGCCCGGAGCGTGAAACTGCTGACCAGGGCCGGGATGGGCTGGTGCCAGGGCAGGATGTGCGGCCCGGCCGTGGCCTGCCTTGCGGGCGGCGGCCCGGCCGAGGACCGGCGGCCGCTGTCCTGTCCGGTGGAGCTCGGCCGGCTCGCCCAACTGCCCCCGTCCGTAAGCTGACGGCAGCCGTCATCACCCGGTGCGGCTCTTGTGGTCGACGTACAGCGTTCAGTAAAATGTCACACACCACATTAGGGAGTCACCGATGACGTCTGCCCAGACCGCCGTGTCCGCCCGCTCCTCCTCCGCCCGGCAGCCCTGGCGCGGCATCATGGTCGCCACCGCCCTGCCCCTGCGCGACGACCTGTCCGTCGACTACGACGCCTACGCCGCCCATGTGCGCTGGCTGATCGACAACGGCTGCGACGGTGTCGTGCCGAACGGCTCCCTCGGCGAGTACCAGACCCTCACCGACGAAGAGCGCAGCCGCGTCGTCCAAGTCGCCGTGGAGGCGGCGGGCGACGGGGACCGGGTGATGCCCGGCGTCGCCGCGTACGGCAGCGCCGAGAGCCGCCGCTGGGCCGAACAGGCCGCCGAGGCGGGCGCGGGCTCGGTCCTGCTGCTCCCGCCGAACGCCTACCGCGCCGACGAGGCCGCGGTGCGCGCCCACTACGCCGAGGTGGCCCGGGCCGAGCTGCCGGTCGTCGCGTACAACAACCCGTACGACACCAAGGTCGACCTGACGCCCGCGCTCCTCGCCCAGCTGCACCGGGACGGCAGTATCGTCGCGGTCAAGGAGTTCAGCGGGGACGTGCGCCGGGCGTACGAGATCGCCGAACTCGCCCCGGAACTCGACCTGTTGATCGGCGCCGACGACGTGCTCCTCGAACTCGCCCTCGCTGGCGCGGTCGGCTGGGTCGCCGGGTACCCCAACGCGCTGCCCGCGGCCTCGGTCGCCCTCTACCGCGCCGCCGTCGCCGGGGACCTGGAGAGCGCGCTGCCGCTCTACAAGTCACTGCACCCACTGCTGCGCTGGGACTCGAAGACCGAGTTCGTGCAGGCCATCAAATTGTCGATGGACATCGCCGGACGGCCCGGCGGACCGGTCCGCCCGCCGCGCGCCGCGCTCGCCGGGGACCAGGAGTCCGCGGTCCGCGCGGCCACCGAGAAGGCACTCGCGGAAGGACTTCGCTGACCATGCGCACACGTCACGTCTACCACGCGGTCGACTCGCACACCGAGGGCATGCCGACCCGGGTGATCACCGGCGGGGTCGGTGTCGTCCCCGGCGCGACCATGGCCGAGAAGCGGCTCCACTTCCTCGACCACCTCGACCACCTCCGCACGCTGCTGATGTACGAGCCGCGCGGCCACGCCTCCATGAGCGGCGCGATCCTCCAGCCGCCCACCCGCCCCGACGCCGACTACGGCGTCCTGTACATCGAGGTCTCCGGGCTGCTGCCGATGTGCGGCCACGGGACGATCGGCGTGGCCACCGTGCTGGTCGAGACCGGCATGGTGACGGTGACCGAGCCGGTCACCACGGTCCGCCTCGACACCCCCGCCGGTCTGGTGAGCGTCGACGTCCAGGTGCAGGACGGCGAGGCGAAGTCCGTCACGTTCACCAACGTGCCCTCCTTCTGCCTCGGACTCGACCGCAAGGTGGAGGTGCCCGGCCACGGCACGGTCACCTACGACATCGCGTACGGCGGGAACTTCTACGCGTTCGTCGACCTCGACGACCTCGGGCTGCCCTTCGACCGGGCGCGCAAGGACGACCTGCTCGCCGCCGGGCTCGCGATCATGGACGCCATCAACGCGACCGACCGGCCGGTGCACCCCGAGAACCCCGGGATCGGCGGCGTCAAGCACGTCTACCTCACCGCGCCCGGCTCGGACGCGGTCCGCTCCCGGCACGCCATGGCGATCCACCCGGGCTGGTTCGACCGCTCCCCGTGCGGCACCGGCACCTCCGCCCGGATGGCACAGTTGCACGCCCGGGGCGAACTCCCGCTCCACCGCGACTTCGTCAACGAGTCCTTCATCGGTACGGAGTTCACCGGCAGGCTGGTCGAGGAGACCACGGTCGGCGGCCTGGTGGCGGTGGTGCCGACGGTGACCGGACGCGCCTGGATCACCGGGACGGCCCAGTACTTCCTGGACCCGGCCGACCCCTTCCCGGCGGGCTTCCTGCTGTGAGCGCCCCCGTGGACGTGCCCGGCCAGGACCTCGTCCTGGTCGGCGCGGAGGAGCTCGCACGCCTGCTCACGCCCGCCGCGGCCGCCGAGGCGGTGGCGGACGTGCTGCGCGGCGGGTTCGACCCCGAGTCGGATCCGCCGCGCGTCAACCTGCCGGTCGCGGCAGGGGAGTTGCTGCTGATGCCCGCCGCCGCCGGGGCGTACGCGGGGGTGAAGATCGCGGGCGTCGCCCCGGCCAACCCCGCGTGCGGTCTGCCCCGGATCACCGGCAGCTATCTGCTCCTGGACGGCGCGACCCTGCTGCCGCTCGCCCTCCTCGACGGCGCGGCCCTGACGACCCTGCGCACCCCGGCCGTCTCCGCCGTCGCGCTCGCGCATCTGGCGGCTCCGGACGCGGCCCGCCTCGTCCTGTTCGGCGCGGGCCCGCAGGCGTACGGCCATCTGCGAGCGGCCCTGGCCGTACGGGAGTTGAAGGAGCTCACCGTGGTCGCCCGCAGCCCCGAGGCCGTCGAGGCGCTGGTGGCGTACGCCCGTACGCTCGGCGTGGAAGCGCGCGGCGGCAGCCCGGACGACGTCCGCGACGCCGACCTCGTCATCTGCTGCACCACCGCGCGCGAGCCGCTGTTCGACGGCCGGCTGGTCGCGGACGGGGCCACCGTGGTCGCGGTCGGCTCGCACGAACCGGGCGCCCGGGAAACCGACTCGGCGCTTGTGCGGCGCTCGGCGGTGTACGTGGAGTCGCGGGCGGCGGCCCTGCGCGAGGCGGGCGATCTGCTGATCCCGCTGAACGAGGGCGCGATCGGGCCCGGTCAGATGGCGGGCACCCTCGCCGAGCTCGTCAACGGGCGGGCCTCTGTCCCACCCGACCGCCCCCGCCTCTTCAAAAGCGTGGGCATGGCCTGGGAGGATCTGGCCGTGGCGGCCGCATGGCACCGTGCACGGTGCAACCCGAGCGAGCAACGTGACATTGTACGCTGAGCCTCCGCGGATTCACGGAGGAAGTGCCATGGGCGACCTGAAGCAGCGCAATCTCATCACGGCCCAGGAACGCCTGCGCGACCAGGTCGCCCACGCCCTGCGCGCCGCCCTGGTCGCCGGTGAACTCCGCCCGGGCAACATCTACTCCGCCCCGGGGCTGGCCGCGGACTTCGGCATCTCGGCCACCCCGGTCCGCGAGGCGATGCTGGACCTGGCCCGCGAAGGGCTCGTCGAACCCGTACGGAACAAGGGCTTTCGCATCACCGAGGTGAGCGAGCGCGACCTCGACCAGTACACGGAACTGCGCGCGATGATCGAGGTGCCCACCGTCGGCAAGGTGACGCAGCTGGCCACCGTGGAGCAGCTGGAGGCACTCCGGCCGGTCGCCGAGGAGATCGTCGCCCACGCGCGCGAGCACAACCTCATCGGCTATCTCGACGCCGACCGCCGCTTCCACCTCCAGCTCCTCGGCCTCGCCGGGAACGAGCGGCTCGTCGAGACCGTCGGCGACCTGCGCAAGCGCTCCCGCCTCTACGGACTGACCAGGCTGGATGAGCGCGGCCAGCTCATCTCCTCGGCCGAGGAGCACATCGAGCTCCTCGACCTGATGGTGGCGGGCGACGAACTCGCCGCCCAGGAGTGCATGGCCCGCCACCTCGGCCACGTCCGCTCGCTCTGGGCGCAGGCCCGCGACGAGCCCGTCGAGCCGCGCCCCAAGCGCACGCTGGGCAACCGCTGACCTGCGCACGGTGACGACTGCGGGGCAGCGGCGGGCCGTTGGGGCGGCCGGGACTTGATCGACTGGTGAGGCCCAGGGGCCGGGCTTAGTGTCGAGAGGTGGACGAGACGTCCACCGCCCCTCGTGCGAGGGCAAGGTCCGCCATGACGAGTTCTCAGCCGACACCCACGACCGCCACCGCCGCCCCCGACAGCAAGGGCGGCGGCAAGGGGATCGCGCTCCTGGTCATCGCCTCGTGCCAGTTGATGGTGGTACTCGACATCACCATCGTGAACATCGCCCTTCCGCACATCCAGAGCGCCCTGGACTTCTCCACGACCAGCCTGGCCTGGGTGGTGAGCGCCTACACGCTCACCTTCGGCGGGCTGCTGCTGCTCGGCGGCCGCACCGGCGACATCCTCGGCAGACGCCGGGTCTTCGTCTTCGGCGTCCTGCTCTTCGCGGTCGCCTCCCTCCTCGGCGGACTGTCCCAGAGCTCCGGCCAGTTGCTGGCCGCGCGCGCCTTCCAGGGCGTCGGCGGCGCCATCGCCTCGCCGACCGCGCTGGCCCTGATCACCACCACGTTCACCGAAGGCCCCGAGCGCAACCGGGCGTTCGGCGTCTTCGCGGCGGTCTCCGCGGGCGGCGGCGCGATCGGCCTGCTCGCGGGCGGCGTCCTCGTCGAATGGCTCGACTGGCGCTGGGTGTTCTTCGTCAACGTGCCGATCGCGGTGCTGATCGCGCTGGCGACACCCCGGTACATCCAGGAGTCCGAGCGCCATCCGGGCCACTTCGACTTCACCGGCGCGCTCACCTCGACCCTCGGTATGACCGCGCTGGTCTACGGCTTCATCCGGGCCGCCCAGGAGGGCTGGCGCGACCCGTACACGCTGGGGTCCTTCGGTGCCGCCGTACTGCTGCTCGTCATGTTCTTCCTGGTGGAGCGGCGTTCGGAGCGGCCCATCACCCCGCTGCACATGTTCGCCGACCGCAACCGCGCGGGCACCTACGGCATCATGCTGAGCCTCGCCGCCGCGATCTTCGGCATGTTCTTCTTCCTCACGCTGTTCGTGCAGAACGTGCTGGGCTTCAGCCCGCTGAAGGCCGGGCTCGCCTTCCTGCCGGTCAGCGCCGTCATCGCGGTGGGCGCGGGGATCGCCTCGCAACTGCTGCCGAAGTACGGCCCCAAGCCCTTCATGGTGACGGGTTCGGTCCTGGCCGCGGTGGGTCTGTCCTGGCTGACGCTCACCGACGTCCACTCCACGTACGCGGGCAGCATCCTGGGCCCGAT
Protein-coding sequences here:
- a CDS encoding (2Fe-2S)-binding protein, whose amino-acid sequence is MAKVYEPEGGSEANRPSPRGASSPAALVRAAPDPAFTVTFDGRTLTALPGQSIAAVFWAAGILSWRTTRAGGEPRGAFCGIGSCYDCLATVNGRPNQRACLVAARPGDVITTQEGTGHADLAV
- a CDS encoding RidA family protein, whose translation is MSLHRVNPAELSPATGFSHAVVATGGRLVFLAGQTALDADGKVVGETLPEQFRTALTNLLAALAAAGGTPADLARVTVYTTDVADYRARAHELGLIWRRLAGRDYPAMAVIGVVRLWDEQARVELDGFAVLD
- a CDS encoding NAD(P)/FAD-dependent oxidoreductase, with protein sequence MPKRHPLDAVIVGAGVVGAACAYYAGRSGLRVAVVDRGPVAGGTTGAGEGNLLVSDKEAGPELDLALLSTRLWRDLAHVLPPEIEYEPKGGLVVAPDEAALTALRAFAEEQRKAGVQAREITPDRLYDLEPHLAPGLAGGFLYPQDAQVQPAQAAAQLLRAARQFGAEIHLGQEAEEVLTGPGGRIRGVRTPQGDLFAPAVVNAAGTWGGEVAALAGTALPVLPRRGFVLVTEPLPRLVRHKVYAADYIADVASGSAALQSSAVVEGTAAGPVLIGATRERVGFERALSTEALRRLAAQAAALFPVLAGVRAIRTYHGFRPYLPDHLPAIGPDPRVPGLLHACGHEGAGIGLAPATGLLIASALRGERTALDLRPFRPDRFATGKYAGEHERGVG
- a CDS encoding FAD-dependent oxidoreductase; this encodes MPTSPSDLAVVDLAVVGAGPAGLAGAVAAADLGLGVTVLDAGERPGGQFYRHPAPGLRAARPEALHHDWEAFATRASRLEAHCRAGRVTHLAAHHVWTVVRDAATGEWLLHAVASGPGGEEAPAMVRARAVLLATGAYERQLPFPGWTLPGVVGAGGAQAMLKSGLVLPGRRVVVAGSGPLLLAVAASLAAAGATVPAVVEASAYTSYARELPALVRNPGKLGEGALYGGGLLRHRVRLLTRHAVTAAHGTDRVEAVTVSRLDRDWRPVAGSERRMPCDALAVGHGLVPQLELATGLGCATRRAPDGTLALDLDPAQRTSVPGIWAAGETGGIGGAQLALTEGELAASAIAYELHGTPRPRRAAALVRRRARLRRFADAMAAAHLPGDGWTGWLDDATLVCRCEEVPAGRIREAVADLGAHDARSVKLLTRAGMGWCQGRMCGPAVACLAGGGPAEDRRPLSCPVELGRLAQLPPSVS
- a CDS encoding dihydrodipicolinate synthase family protein — protein: MTSAQTAVSARSSSARQPWRGIMVATALPLRDDLSVDYDAYAAHVRWLIDNGCDGVVPNGSLGEYQTLTDEERSRVVQVAVEAAGDGDRVMPGVAAYGSAESRRWAEQAAEAGAGSVLLLPPNAYRADEAAVRAHYAEVARAELPVVAYNNPYDTKVDLTPALLAQLHRDGSIVAVKEFSGDVRRAYEIAELAPELDLLIGADDVLLELALAGAVGWVAGYPNALPAASVALYRAAVAGDLESALPLYKSLHPLLRWDSKTEFVQAIKLSMDIAGRPGGPVRPPRAALAGDQESAVRAATEKALAEGLR
- a CDS encoding acyl-CoA dehydrogenase family protein yields the protein MPAFALEPEQQEWCAWLRTTAEERLRPLADKGDPGRVNRPLVAALGELGLLERLFASGALDLCLMRESLAYACTEAETALALQGLGAHPVAAHGSEAQRARWLPEVTAGRAVAAFALSEPDAGSDAAALALKAEPDGGGWRLSGEKCWISNAPEADFCTVFARTTEGAGARGVTAFLVPADRSGLSGAALDMLSPHPVGTLVFDGVRVGADDVLGEPDRGFRVAMGTLNLFRPSVGAFAVGMAQAALDATVAHTACRTAFGGPLKDLQAVAHQVAEMATRTEAARLLVYGAAAAYDRGAPQVPKYSAMAKLLATETAQYVVDAAVQLHGARALLRGHLLEHLYREVRAPRIYEGATEVQRTIIAKELYR
- a CDS encoding collagenase, with amino-acid sequence MSKLRSARKPLLAAAVAATLLVTAGQAAQAAQAPHPAKADASRALPATFGARPAPAAAKGANPFDEVDRLAKPIKQTARQLPAPGGQQDGRIAGPQTRAVVPAAHSALRAAGVPCTLDGITGLSPQGLADFLTDPAVTADGCLRGLVWTWDARLAPVMSDAHVQAVAHRATSLAASHDGKNSSHLLELFTYLHAVAYQDYGRDEIDVTDQPTVDATREAVAALGSAAHTFDVTPQNAQTLREALYAASAPGLRQHQLPLIKRVLATMAPGTPTAASTDWAGAALAALSVNYLGVYPGNKDTAFQAAAAADPAYRAAFRAFSGYTHLKGTANAWVVRDAMSEYGRFGQIDAVKSQIVPDLGALLPTTQTNFGKMSAPWFSLASWLNVYNQCATYNVCKDQIEKQIFTHTYKYDNGAIEVRTALDQATVDQLYYASKQVKSQFFRVLGTDKPLAGDTNSTLHIHLYASRSDYEVYQPFLTGYSTSNGGMYIEEGATFYTYQRRVPQDSSLTLEELFRHEYTHYLNGRWAVPGTFGKGAWYTGDRTTAMDEGTAEFFDGGTRDDGIAVRKSLVKGVINDTAGGGPRMSVDRLLHATYDGDGFRFYNYAGTFFEFLWNERPSLLREMYGYLRADDPAGFDAWRNRMGRDAGLQAAYNAFLDAQIAKVDTLYVPDTKYTPNAKLKYSALSGVRTAFAKSTYSQPDCVENGDPGKRRFTCTGKITANLADANDPDQVFEDMSETVDYFLLDRAEEGGNNLADMNCSFGTVDIWSTKKAGTSSYSCEGPLRS